The Sulfurospirillum diekertiae genomic sequence CGCTACTCCGAAACGTTCGATGCCCTTTTACATATTGGCAAGCAAACCGCTTTAGAGTTGGGAGTGCTGAATTCAACACTCAATGCTAAAGTGGATGAAGCCGTCAAACGGTATCAAGCTTCAGAAGAGTTGATCATCATTCAAGCGCGTTCTGCCATCATTGGTGAGATGTTGAGCATGATCGCCCATCAGTGGCGCCAACCGCTTTCCATCATCGGAATGGTCATCAATAAAATTAGACTCTCCGCACTCACTGCTGTCGAAAAAGATGAAGAGCTTTTAACTGATATTAGTGTTGTCGATCGCAATGTGAGCTATCTCTCTAACACCATCGAAGATTTTAAAAACTTTTTTAAACCTGAGGTCAAAAAAAGAGTGGCACACCGCTTCAAAGATTTGTGAGCAACTGCGATCCTTAGCCGATCCGATTCTTAAAATGTACAAAATTGATCTGGACATTAAGCTCAAAGATGAGAAAAAATTCTTTATTTATGGAAGTGAACTGGTGCAAGTGCTACTCTCTATTGTTTCTAACTCTAAAGATGCCATTGCTGAGCAACAAAATGAGGAAGGAAAAATCACCATTGTGTGTGAATATAAACCGCTGAAAGACATCTACCGTTTTACCGTTTCTGACAATGGTGGAAGCATCGCCGCCGATATGATCAAAGTAATGTTTGAGCCTTATATCTCGAGTAAAGGCATTACGGGAACGGGGCTTGGACTTTATATGGCTAAGACGATTATTGAGAAGCATTTTAAAGGAACGATTAGTAGTAAAAATATTGAGGGTGGGGCATGCATAACCGTTGATTTTCCCATAGCAACCAAAGAAATTACTATCAGTGAAATACTTCCCTAACGTCAAAAATAGCTTTACATGTAAA encodes the following:
- a CDS encoding ATP-binding protein is translated as MYKIDLDIKLKDEKKFFIYGSELVQVLLSIVSNSKDAIAEQQNEEGKITIVCEYKPLKDIYRFTVSDNGGSIAADMIKVMFEPYISSKGITGTGLGLYMAKTIIEKHFKGTISSKNIEGGACITVDFPIATKEITISEILP